In the Novosphingobium sp. 9 genome, one interval contains:
- a CDS encoding aldehyde dehydrogenase (NADP(+)) has protein sequence MTEFRSVVAATGEPQGDAFAVHGPADVAEACAKADAAFDVYRATDRETRAAFLERIADEIMAIGDPLIEAYIAESGLPRGRGEGERGRTCGQLKMFADYVRKGLWQQLRIDPALPDRAPLPRPDLRLRMIPVGPVAVFGASNFPLAFSTAGGDTASALAAGCPVVVKGHPAHPITGALVAQAISKAVADAGLPEGVFQHLVGPSNELGSALVQDPRIMAVGFTGSRGGGLALAKLAAARDVPIPVYAEMSSINPVLLLPEALKARGEALGTAYIGSLTMGAGQFCTNPGLILAIEGEGLDAFVTAAEAGVTQAQPQTMLTTGIAAAYAKGVEALEGNPGVDLVGKGADGSTTTGGAIVFRTTAAKFLADKAMGHEVFGASSILVVCQDEAEMVELLKGLEGQLTATLHMDAADEAIAARVLPVLERKVGRILANGWPTGVEVSHAMVHGGPFPSTSDPRTTSVGSMAIDRYLRPVSYQNLSDGVLPPELRDGAKGDGAPRLIDGVLTL, from the coding sequence ATGACTGAATTTCGTTCCGTAGTGGCTGCAACCGGCGAGCCGCAGGGCGACGCCTTTGCCGTCCACGGACCGGCCGATGTGGCAGAAGCCTGCGCCAAGGCCGATGCTGCATTCGACGTATACCGCGCCACGGACCGCGAAACCCGCGCCGCTTTCCTTGAGCGAATCGCGGATGAGATCATGGCGATCGGCGATCCGCTGATCGAAGCCTACATCGCCGAGAGCGGCCTGCCCCGCGGTCGCGGCGAAGGTGAGCGTGGCCGTACCTGCGGCCAGCTCAAGATGTTTGCCGACTACGTCCGCAAGGGCCTGTGGCAGCAGCTGCGCATCGACCCCGCGCTGCCCGACCGTGCCCCGCTGCCCCGCCCGGACCTGCGCCTGCGCATGATCCCGGTCGGTCCGGTCGCGGTGTTTGGCGCCTCGAACTTCCCGCTTGCCTTCTCGACCGCTGGCGGCGACACCGCCTCGGCGCTCGCCGCCGGTTGCCCGGTCGTCGTCAAGGGCCACCCGGCCCACCCGATCACCGGCGCGCTCGTGGCACAGGCGATCAGCAAGGCCGTGGCCGATGCAGGGCTTCCCGAAGGCGTGTTCCAGCACCTCGTCGGTCCCTCGAACGAGCTGGGTTCGGCGCTGGTGCAGGACCCGCGCATCATGGCCGTAGGCTTCACCGGCTCGCGCGGCGGCGGCCTCGCCCTTGCCAAGCTGGCAGCGGCCCGCGACGTGCCGATCCCGGTCTATGCCGAAATGTCGAGCATCAACCCCGTCCTGCTGCTTCCCGAAGCGCTCAAGGCACGCGGTGAGGCCCTCGGCACCGCCTATATCGGTTCGCTGACGATGGGCGCAGGCCAGTTCTGCACCAACCCCGGCCTGATCCTCGCGATCGAGGGTGAAGGTCTCGACGCCTTCGTCACCGCTGCCGAGGCTGGCGTCACGCAGGCACAGCCGCAGACCATGCTGACCACCGGCATCGCTGCTGCCTATGCCAAGGGTGTCGAAGCACTGGAAGGCAACCCCGGCGTCGATCTTGTCGGCAAGGGCGCCGACGGTTCGACCACCACGGGTGGCGCCATCGTGTTCCGCACCACCGCCGCCAAGTTCCTGGCGGACAAGGCGATGGGGCACGAAGTGTTCGGCGCCTCTTCGATCCTCGTCGTCTGTCAGGACGAGGCCGAGATGGTCGAACTGCTCAAGGGTCTGGAAGGCCAGCTGACCGCCACGCTCCACATGGACGCAGCCGACGAGGCGATTGCCGCCCGCGTCCTGCCGGTGCTGGAGCGCAAGGTGGGCCGTATCCTCGCCAACGGCTGGCCGACCGGCGTCGAAGTGAGCCACGCGATGGTTCACGGCGGCCCCTTCCCGTCGACCTCCGATCCGCGCACGACCTCGGTCGGCAGCATGGCGATCGACCGCTACCTGCGCCCCGTCAGCTACCAGAATCTGAGCGACGGTGTGCTTCCGCCCGAACTGCGAGACGGCGCCAAGGGTGACGGCGCCCCGCGCCTCATCGACGGCGTGCTGACCCTGTAA
- a CDS encoding alpha-N-arabinofuranosidase yields MTRNLRRAGLALLMAGSALAAPIQADTGGTPTTATLDAAHPGPEYHKEIFTQFAEHLGNGIYGGLWVGKGSKIPNTNGFRNDVVSALRELQVPVIRWPGGCFADEYHWREGVGPQNTRPVKVNTHWGGVTEPNTVGTDEYFELLRQVGAEAYVSGNVGDAAPREMAEWVEYMTAPAGSLADERGKNGHKAPYKLAYFGIGNELWGCGGSMRPEFAADETRRYATFVKVPDGTKTLKIASGANVDDYNWTDTMMRIAGDKVDGLSLHYYTLPGGGWPPHADPINFTEADWADTLWNAEHIDELITKHSAIMDKYDPAKRVMLAVDEWGTWFAQDPGTHPGFLRQQNTLRDALVASTTLDIFAKHADRVRMSAIAQMVNVLQAMILTDGSKMVKTPTYWVYDMYKPWQDATVLPIKIDGPNYAAGKFTMPAVSGSTVKAKDGLIHVALSNLDPNQPNTVTIALDGVNASSVDGTILTAAAMNAHNTFEAPEAIKPAAFSAARLEGGKLVVTLPAKSVVVLTLR; encoded by the coding sequence ATCACCCGCAACCTGCGCCGCGCTGGCCTCGCGCTGCTCATGGCCGGATCGGCGCTGGCGGCGCCGATTCAGGCTGACACCGGCGGCACGCCGACCACCGCGACGCTCGACGCCGCGCATCCGGGGCCGGAGTACCACAAGGAAATCTTCACGCAGTTCGCCGAGCATCTCGGCAACGGCATCTATGGGGGCCTGTGGGTCGGCAAGGGCAGCAAGATCCCCAATACCAACGGCTTCCGCAACGATGTCGTCTCGGCGCTGCGCGAGTTGCAGGTGCCCGTCATCCGCTGGCCGGGCGGCTGCTTCGCCGACGAGTACCACTGGCGTGAAGGCGTCGGCCCGCAGAACACCCGCCCGGTCAAGGTCAACACCCACTGGGGCGGCGTGACCGAGCCAAATACCGTGGGCACCGACGAATATTTCGAGCTGCTGCGTCAGGTCGGCGCCGAGGCCTATGTTTCGGGCAATGTCGGCGATGCCGCACCGCGCGAAATGGCCGAGTGGGTCGAATACATGACTGCCCCTGCCGGTTCGCTGGCGGACGAGCGCGGCAAGAACGGCCACAAGGCGCCGTACAAGCTCGCCTACTTCGGCATCGGCAACGAACTGTGGGGTTGCGGCGGCAGCATGCGGCCCGAATTCGCCGCCGACGAAACGCGCCGCTACGCAACGTTCGTCAAGGTGCCGGACGGCACCAAGACGCTCAAGATCGCGTCCGGCGCCAATGTCGACGACTATAACTGGACCGACACGATGATGCGGATCGCCGGCGACAAGGTCGACGGTCTCTCGCTCCACTACTACACGCTGCCCGGTGGCGGCTGGCCGCCGCATGCCGACCCGATCAACTTCACCGAAGCGGACTGGGCCGACACGCTGTGGAACGCCGAGCACATCGACGAGCTGATCACCAAGCACTCGGCGATCATGGACAAGTACGATCCCGCCAAGCGCGTGATGCTGGCCGTGGACGAATGGGGCACCTGGTTCGCACAGGATCCGGGCACGCATCCTGGTTTCCTGCGCCAGCAGAACACCCTGCGTGACGCGCTGGTCGCCTCCACCACGCTCGACATCTTCGCCAAGCACGCCGACCGCGTGCGCATGAGCGCCATCGCCCAGATGGTGAACGTGCTGCAGGCGATGATCCTGACCGACGGCTCGAAGATGGTGAAGACCCCGACCTATTGGGTCTACGACATGTACAAGCCGTGGCAGGACGCAACCGTGCTGCCGATCAAGATCGACGGGCCGAACTATGCCGCCGGCAAGTTCACGATGCCTGCCGTCAGCGGCTCGACGGTGAAGGCCAAGGACGGCCTGATCCATGTAGCGCTGTCGAACCTCGATCCCAACCAGCCCAACACCGTGACGATCGCGCTTGATGGCGTGAACGCCAGCAGTGTCGACGGCACGATCCTGACCGCCGCCGCGATGAACGCGCACAATACCTTCGAGGCCCCCGAGGCGATCAAGCCCGCCGCGTTCTCGGCTGCGCGTCTTGAGGGCGGCAAGCTGGTGGTGACGCTGCCCGCGAAGTCGGTCGTGGTGCTGACGCTGCGATGA
- a CDS encoding 2-dehydro-3-deoxy-6-phosphogalactonate aldolase produces the protein MTKALTVNEVLAQGAVPVVAILRGVRTEEAVAIGEALVAAGVRLIEVPFNSPDPAGSIAAMVAAMGDRAAIGGGTVTSPALADELADAGGTFMVSPNTDPTVIARSLERGMDVLPGFLTPTEAFAAVGAGARDLKLFPGSVLGSGYVKAVREVLPRDCRVWAVGGVGPANVAEFRAAGVFGIGVGGSLYKPGDSAEVVGERAAALVAAWSAC, from the coding sequence ATGACCAAGGCCCTGACCGTCAACGAGGTTCTGGCACAAGGCGCCGTTCCCGTGGTCGCCATCCTGCGTGGCGTGCGTACCGAAGAGGCCGTTGCCATCGGCGAGGCGCTCGTCGCCGCAGGCGTGCGGCTGATCGAGGTGCCGTTCAATTCGCCCGATCCAGCGGGCTCGATCGCCGCGATGGTCGCCGCGATGGGAGACCGCGCGGCGATCGGCGGCGGCACCGTGACCAGCCCGGCACTGGCCGACGAACTCGCCGATGCAGGCGGCACGTTCATGGTTTCGCCCAATACCGATCCTACCGTCATCGCCCGCTCGCTGGAGCGCGGCATGGACGTGCTGCCCGGCTTTCTCACTCCGACCGAAGCCTTCGCGGCTGTCGGCGCGGGCGCGCGCGATCTCAAGCTGTTCCCCGGCTCTGTGCTGGGCAGCGGCTATGTGAAGGCGGTGCGCGAAGTGCTGCCGCGTGACTGCCGCGTCTGGGCGGTCGGCGGCGTCGGCCCGGCCAATGTCGCCGAGTTCCGCGCCGCAGGCGTGTTCGGCATCGGCGTGGGCGGGAGCCTCTACAAGCCGGGTGACAGCGCCGAGGTGGTCGGAGAACGCGCCGCCGCGCTGGTCGCGGCCTGGTCGGCCTGCTGA
- a CDS encoding FadR/GntR family transcriptional regulator yields the protein MTTAKLKTGIETGRSNEEQRGPGRRLHGAIAHKLGTEILSGKYAPGDILSGEVAFAEELQVSRSAYREAIQVLAAKGLVASRPKAGTRVLPRERWNLLDPDVLGWAFAGEPDVEFVRSLFELRAVVEPAAARFAAQRRDKADLKVMKDALAAMRRHTLTTEAGRAADRDFHNAILQATRNPALIVLSASIGAAVNWTTQFKQRARALPRNPIPDHVKVYDAIAEGDADAAAEAMNVLVDLALEDTRSSMIVSD from the coding sequence GTGACAACGGCGAAGTTGAAGACCGGTATCGAGACGGGGCGATCCAATGAGGAGCAGCGCGGCCCTGGTCGGCGCCTCCATGGCGCGATTGCCCATAAGCTGGGAACCGAAATCTTGTCGGGCAAATATGCTCCGGGTGACATTCTTTCGGGCGAGGTTGCCTTCGCCGAGGAGTTGCAGGTTTCGCGCAGCGCCTATCGCGAGGCGATCCAGGTGCTTGCCGCCAAGGGGCTGGTTGCCAGCCGTCCCAAGGCGGGGACGCGGGTACTTCCGCGTGAGCGCTGGAACCTGCTCGATCCCGATGTGCTGGGCTGGGCCTTCGCGGGCGAGCCGGACGTGGAGTTCGTGCGCAGCCTGTTCGAACTGCGCGCCGTGGTGGAGCCTGCCGCCGCGCGCTTTGCCGCGCAACGGCGTGACAAGGCCGATCTCAAGGTGATGAAGGATGCACTGGCGGCGATGCGTCGCCACACGCTGACCACCGAGGCAGGGCGTGCCGCCGACCGTGACTTCCACAACGCTATCCTTCAGGCCACCCGCAATCCGGCGCTGATCGTGCTGAGTGCCAGCATCGGCGCGGCGGTCAACTGGACCACCCAGTTCAAGCAGCGCGCCCGCGCGCTGCCGCGCAATCCGATCCCCGATCACGTCAAGGTCTACGATGCCATTGCCGAAGGCGACGCCGATGCGGCGGCCGAGGCGATGAATGTGCTGGTCGATCTGGCGCTGGAAGATACCCGCAGTTCGATGATCGTCAGCGACTGA
- the araD1 gene encoding AraD1 family protein: protein MTDLRLLQHRAPDGSRSVIFAQGPSARFLKGPASIRELALAAIAAGQTLAEAAAACEAGEAVDIAAELAAGNLLAPIDHADAAHVLLTGTGLTHLGSAEGRDKMHKAAASAAETGAHVTDSMRMFLEGLEGGKPAAGEVGQQPEWFYKGDGSQLVGPGETLTMPAFAKDGGEEPELAGIYLIGEDGTPYRLGLALANEFSDHVTERHNYLWLAHSKLRQAALGPELLIGTPPAAIEGTSKIVRNGETLWEKPFLSGEANMSHTFANLEHHHFKYDLFRRAGDVHVHFFGTATLSFSDGIETLEGDVFEISAAPFTLPLASPLARAAEHTVVVKAL, encoded by the coding sequence ATGACTGACCTTCGCCTGCTGCAGCATCGCGCGCCGGATGGCTCGCGTTCCGTGATCTTCGCACAAGGGCCGAGCGCCCGCTTCCTCAAGGGCCCTGCCTCGATCCGCGAACTGGCGCTGGCCGCCATCGCTGCCGGGCAGACCCTGGCCGAAGCGGCTGCGGCTTGCGAAGCAGGCGAGGCGGTCGACATCGCCGCCGAACTGGCGGCAGGCAACCTGCTTGCCCCCATCGACCATGCCGACGCGGCCCACGTCCTGCTGACCGGCACCGGCCTGACCCACCTCGGCTCGGCCGAAGGTCGCGACAAGATGCACAAGGCCGCTGCTTCGGCTGCCGAAACCGGCGCGCATGTCACCGATTCGATGCGCATGTTCCTCGAGGGTCTCGAAGGCGGCAAGCCCGCAGCCGGCGAAGTCGGCCAGCAGCCCGAATGGTTCTACAAGGGCGACGGATCGCAGCTCGTCGGCCCCGGCGAAACGCTGACCATGCCTGCATTCGCCAAGGACGGCGGCGAGGAGCCGGAACTGGCCGGTATCTACCTGATCGGCGAAGACGGCACTCCCTACCGCCTCGGTCTCGCGCTTGCCAACGAGTTCTCGGACCATGTGACCGAGCGCCACAACTACCTCTGGCTCGCGCACTCGAAGCTGCGTCAGGCTGCGCTTGGCCCCGAGCTGCTGATCGGCACGCCGCCCGCCGCCATCGAGGGCACCAGCAAGATCGTCCGCAACGGCGAGACGCTGTGGGAAAAGCCGTTCCTGTCGGGCGAGGCGAACATGTCGCACACCTTCGCCAACCTGGAACATCACCACTTCAAGTACGACCTGTTCCGCCGCGCCGGCGACGTGCATGTCCACTTCTTCGGCACGGCAACGCTTTCGTTCAGCGACGGCATCGAGACGCTGGAAGGCGACGTGTTCGAGATTTCAGCCGCGCCCTTCACCCTGCCGCTCGCCAGCCCGCTGGCCCGTGCCGCAGAGCACACCGTTGTCGTGAAGGCGCTCTGA
- a CDS encoding 2-dehydro-3-deoxygalactonokinase, producing the protein MSTSGATAVVGDWGTTRLRLFRLDTAGEVVARVDGPGVGTLDPASARAALAERLSAWVAEAPISDVLICGMAGTPRALVAAGYAPCPVDLDGWLASRTETDVAGIPVAVLPGLSWRSAEGVPEVMRGEETQVFGAIALNPELGKGRHLIVLPGTHTKWVELIDGTITGYRTCPTGETFALLCGHSTMGGDDAGNGSFDEGFARGLERAAEPAIGALFEARAARMLDGRSSEWSRGYLSGVLIGGEIASQTESAADVVLIGDPKLTGLYERALAAQGLGATTIEGDAAVLAGLRIAQAHAAQNVARNTSGDSQ; encoded by the coding sequence ATGAGCACCTCGGGCGCCACTGCTGTCGTCGGCGATTGGGGCACTACCCGCCTGCGCCTCTTCCGCCTCGATACGGCGGGAGAGGTGGTGGCGCGGGTGGACGGCCCCGGCGTCGGGACGCTCGATCCGGCCAGTGCGCGCGCCGCACTGGCCGAGCGGCTCTCCGCATGGGTAGCCGAGGCGCCAATCTCGGACGTGCTGATCTGCGGCATGGCAGGCACCCCGCGCGCGCTCGTCGCGGCGGGCTATGCGCCCTGCCCGGTGGATCTGGACGGCTGGCTGGCCTCGCGCACCGAAACCGATGTGGCAGGCATTCCGGTGGCCGTTTTGCCCGGCCTTTCATGGCGTTCGGCAGAGGGCGTGCCCGAAGTCATGCGCGGCGAGGAGACCCAGGTCTTCGGCGCCATCGCGCTGAACCCCGAACTCGGCAAGGGCCGCCACCTGATCGTGCTGCCGGGCACCCATACCAAGTGGGTGGAACTGATCGACGGCACGATCACCGGCTACCGCACCTGCCCCACGGGCGAGACCTTCGCGCTGCTCTGTGGCCATTCGACGATGGGCGGTGACGATGCGGGCAATGGCTCGTTCGACGAAGGCTTTGCGCGCGGGCTGGAACGCGCCGCCGAACCTGCGATCGGCGCGCTGTTCGAGGCGCGTGCTGCGCGCATGCTCGATGGCCGCTCAAGCGAATGGTCACGCGGCTATCTTTCGGGCGTGCTGATCGGCGGAGAGATCGCCAGCCAGACCGAAAGCGCTGCCGATGTGGTGCTGATCGGTGATCCGAAACTCACCGGGCTTTACGAGCGCGCGCTGGCGGCGCAGGGACTGGGCGCAACGACTATCGAAGGCGATGCCGCCGTCCTCGCGGGCCTTCGCATCGCGCAGGCGCATGCGGCTCAAAACGTGGCCCGTAACACCTCTGGAGATTCCCAATGA
- a CDS encoding Fur family transcriptional regulator has product MGSMSATQHSHHEHSGDSLTKAAHTALVEAGEQWTDMRADVFAALAERQVPASAYDLAESVSALRGKRVAPNSVYRILDLFVRTNLARRVESANAYLANSHPGCRHDCIFLICDACGRAVHIDDDKLTGSLIAAAKNAGFADVRPVVELRGTCAECSDG; this is encoded by the coding sequence ATGGGGTCCATGTCCGCGACCCAGCACAGCCACCACGAACACTCCGGCGACAGCCTGACCAAGGCCGCCCACACCGCGCTCGTCGAAGCCGGCGAGCAGTGGACCGACATGCGCGCCGACGTGTTCGCCGCCCTTGCCGAGCGCCAGGTTCCCGCCTCTGCCTACGATCTTGCCGAAAGCGTCTCGGCGCTGCGTGGCAAGCGGGTGGCGCCCAACTCGGTCTACCGCATCCTCGACCTGTTCGTGCGCACCAACCTCGCGCGCCGGGTAGAGAGCGCGAACGCCTACCTCGCGAACAGCCACCCCGGTTGCCGGCATGACTGCATTTTCCTGATCTGCGATGCCTGCGGGCGCGCCGTCCATATCGACGACGACAAGCTCACCGGATCGCTGATCGCGGCGGCGAAGAACGCGGGGTTTGCCGATGTGCGCCCGGTGGTCGAACTGCGCGGCACCTGCGCGGAATGCAGCGACGGCTGA
- a CDS encoding Gfo/Idh/MocA family protein: protein MDPIRIAVVGIGKIARDQHLPAIAGNSAFSLAATVSPRDPGPGTVAHFKDFDTLLAEGPAFDAVALCTPPQVRYDLAAQALRAGVHTFLEKPPGATLSEVMALNALAEKTGVTLFASWHSRFAAGVAPAKAWLAERRIDAVRIAWREDVRVWHPGQDWIWEPGGLGVFDPGINALSILTHIMPRPVFLQSATLSLPANRAAPIAADIHFRDTAGAPIHMDLDWRQTGPQSWDIEVETDAGLLKLANGGAVLTLPSGVQHAEDLEYPGLYARFANLIRGGRSDVDLDPFRLVADAFLRGKRIAVEEFHD, encoded by the coding sequence ATGGACCCGATCCGCATCGCCGTCGTTGGCATCGGCAAGATCGCGCGCGACCAGCACCTGCCCGCGATCGCCGGTAATTCGGCCTTCTCGCTGGCGGCTACGGTCAGCCCGCGCGATCCGGGGCCGGGCACGGTCGCGCACTTCAAGGACTTCGACACGCTGCTGGCCGAAGGCCCGGCGTTCGACGCGGTGGCGCTCTGCACGCCGCCGCAGGTCCGCTACGACCTGGCCGCGCAGGCCCTGCGCGCAGGCGTCCACACCTTCCTTGAGAAGCCGCCGGGCGCCACGCTCTCCGAAGTGATGGCCCTGAATGCGCTCGCCGAGAAGACCGGCGTCACGCTGTTCGCCTCGTGGCACTCGCGCTTTGCCGCCGGTGTCGCGCCCGCCAAGGCCTGGCTGGCCGAACGCCGCATCGACGCGGTGCGGATCGCCTGGCGCGAGGACGTGCGCGTGTGGCATCCGGGGCAGGACTGGATCTGGGAGCCGGGTGGCCTCGGCGTCTTCGATCCGGGCATCAACGCGCTCTCGATCCTCACGCATATCATGCCGCGCCCGGTATTCCTGCAGTCGGCAACGCTCAGCCTGCCCGCCAACCGCGCCGCACCGATCGCTGCCGACATCCACTTCCGCGACACCGCCGGCGCACCGATCCACATGGACCTCGACTGGCGCCAGACCGGCCCGCAATCGTGGGACATTGAGGTGGAGACCGACGCGGGCCTGCTCAAGCTCGCCAATGGCGGCGCCGTGCTGACCCTGCCTTCGGGCGTGCAGCATGCCGAAGATCTGGAATATCCGGGCCTCTACGCACGCTTCGCCAACCTGATCCGGGGTGGCCGCAGCGATGTCGATCTCGACCCGTTCCGCCTCGTCGCTGATGCGTTCCTGCGCGGCAAGCGGATCGCGGTGGAAGAATTCCACGACTGA
- a CDS encoding sugar MFS transporter — protein sequence MPPVISSSDVQSQATSGTAPGVRYGPALTLLASLFFMWGFITVINNTLLPHLRSVFELSYFQAALIESVWFIAYFFASIPSALLIERIGYKKSLVTGLLIMAGGAVGMMVAASIPSYGVTLVMLFVIASGITLLQVAANPYVAVVGKPETASSRLNLVQAMNSAGTMLAPAFGAYLILGRSKSGTAAADAVLSKADRLADAHAVILPYALVAIVLVVLAIVIARFPLPAMVSSKAHGEKKKGLLNPELFKHRNLVFGIPAIFIYLIAEIGVANLFINFVSRPDIGNMTHEMAGKYLSLLWGGMMVGRFAGSAIMQRIDAGKVLAFFSIGAFVVMLVTVFAHGPVAMWSLILVGLFHSIMFPTIFTLGIKGLGPLTEEASGLLVMAIAGGALVAVQGWIADAYGLQTSFLLTAACELYVLFYALWGSKTTHALPEQQAVEAAE from the coding sequence ATGCCGCCAGTGATCTCGTCGTCTGACGTCCAGAGCCAGGCCACCTCGGGCACCGCGCCCGGCGTACGCTATGGCCCGGCGCTGACATTGCTTGCCAGCCTGTTCTTCATGTGGGGCTTCATCACCGTCATCAACAATACGCTGCTGCCGCACCTGCGCAGCGTGTTCGAACTGAGCTATTTCCAGGCGGCGCTGATCGAATCGGTGTGGTTCATCGCCTACTTCTTCGCCTCGATTCCCTCGGCGCTGCTGATCGAGCGGATCGGCTACAAGAAGTCGCTGGTGACGGGCCTGCTGATCATGGCGGGTGGTGCGGTCGGCATGATGGTCGCCGCCAGCATCCCTTCCTATGGCGTCACGCTGGTCATGCTGTTCGTGATCGCCAGCGGCATCACGTTGCTGCAGGTTGCGGCGAACCCTTATGTCGCCGTTGTCGGCAAGCCCGAGACCGCATCTTCGCGCCTCAATCTGGTGCAGGCGATGAACTCGGCTGGTACGATGCTCGCACCTGCTTTCGGCGCCTACCTGATCCTCGGTCGCTCCAAGAGCGGCACCGCTGCTGCCGATGCCGTGCTGAGCAAGGCCGACCGACTTGCCGACGCCCATGCGGTGATCCTGCCTTATGCCCTGGTCGCAATCGTGCTCGTCGTGCTCGCCATCGTGATCGCACGCTTCCCGCTGCCCGCGATGGTCTCAAGCAAGGCGCATGGCGAGAAGAAGAAGGGTCTGCTGAACCCTGAACTGTTCAAGCACCGCAATCTGGTGTTCGGCATCCCCGCGATCTTCATCTACCTGATCGCCGAGATCGGCGTCGCCAACCTGTTCATCAACTTCGTCAGCCGCCCCGACATCGGCAACATGACGCATGAGATGGCAGGCAAGTACCTCTCGCTGCTGTGGGGCGGCATGATGGTGGGCCGTTTCGCCGGCTCGGCAATCATGCAGCGCATCGACGCGGGCAAGGTGCTGGCGTTCTTCTCGATCGGCGCCTTCGTGGTGATGCTGGTCACGGTCTTCGCGCATGGCCCGGTGGCGATGTGGTCGCTGATCCTCGTCGGCCTGTTCCACTCGATCATGTTCCCGACGATCTTCACGCTGGGCATCAAGGGCCTCGGCCCGCTGACCGAGGAAGCCTCGGGCCTGCTGGTCATGGCCATTGCCGGTGGCGCGCTGGTGGCCGTGCAGGGCTGGATCGCCGATGCCTATGGCCTGCAGACCTCGTTCCTCCTGACGGCGGCTTGCGAACTCTACGTCCTGTTCTATGCCTTGTGGGGTTCGAAGACCACGCATGCGCTGCCAGAACAGCAGGCCGTGGAAGCTGCGGAGTAA
- a CDS encoding Crp/Fnr family transcriptional regulator, with product MSSCDLCVVRNRAICAALHPVELEALNTIGRTRRLEAGESLMWEGEDSVLVANVIDGVLKLSTNTEDGREQIVGVVYPSDFIGRPFGGTTGHGVTALTDATVCVFARRDFDAFARQHPALEHRLLERTLGELDRTRRWMLLLGRKSASEKLASFLLEMVERLGPKGCAAHAGPGGSGPLVDLPFSRQQIADVLGLTIETVSRQFTRLKNEGIIDLPSRREVRVVDLDALTAEAG from the coding sequence ATGTCCTCCTGTGACCTCTGCGTTGTCCGTAACCGGGCGATCTGCGCCGCACTTCATCCCGTCGAACTTGAGGCGCTCAACACCATCGGGCGCACGCGGCGGCTGGAGGCGGGCGAGTCGCTGATGTGGGAGGGCGAGGATTCGGTCCTCGTCGCCAATGTCATCGACGGTGTGCTCAAGCTTTCGACCAATACCGAGGATGGCCGCGAGCAGATCGTCGGCGTCGTCTATCCCTCTGACTTTATTGGCAGACCTTTCGGTGGGACGACCGGCCACGGTGTGACCGCGCTGACCGACGCCACTGTCTGCGTGTTCGCACGGCGCGATTTCGATGCCTTTGCGCGCCAGCATCCTGCGCTGGAGCACCGCCTGCTGGAGCGCACGCTGGGCGAACTGGACCGCACACGCCGCTGGATGCTGCTTCTGGGCCGCAAATCCGCCTCGGAGAAGCTGGCAAGCTTCCTGCTGGAGATGGTGGAGCGGCTCGGGCCGAAGGGCTGCGCGGCCCATGCAGGACCCGGCGGCAGCGGGCCGCTGGTGGACCTGCCGTTTTCGCGTCAGCAGATCGCCGATGTGCTGGGCCTCACCATCGAGACCGTCAGTCGCCAGTTTACGCGCCTGAAAAACGAGGGAATTATCGATCTGCCTTCGCGCCGCGAAGTGCGCGTGGTCGATCTCGACGCGCTCACCGCTGAGGCGGGCTAA